One window of the Coleofasciculus sp. FACHB-1120 genome contains the following:
- a CDS encoding S9 family peptidase — MIQAQVAPFGSWKSPITSDLIVSETIGVGQIALDGEDIYWIEGRPAEAGRSVIVRRTPEGKTIDVTPPPFNVRTRVNEYGGGAFCVADGTIYFSNFADQRLYRQTLGAEPQPLTPEGIFCYADGVIDQKQQRLYVVREDHTTGDREPVNTLISINLKDGDDIRVLVSGNDFYSSPRLSPDGSQLAWLTWNHPNLPWDGTELWVANVTADGSLGESQRVAGGVDESIFQPEWSPDGILHFVSDRSGWWNLYRWQSQPYLEKGGKDVEPLCEMDAEFGLPQWIFGMSTYAFESEERIICTYTQQGIWHLASLDTETGLEQIETDYTEISSLKASAGRVAFIAGSPTKFSSIIQMDMATRQIEVLQRSSKLEIDAGYLSVPQPIEFPTENELTAHAFFYPPQNRDHTAPDGELPPLVVKSHGGPTAATSSQLNLRIQYWTSRGFAYLDVNYGGSTGYGRAYHQRLDGQWGIVDVDDCVNGARYLAQQGLVDGNRMAIAGGSAGGYTTLCALTFRDVFKAGASYYGVSDLEALVRDTHKFESRYLDRLIGPYPQRQDIYQERSPIYFTENLSCPVIFFQGLEDKVVLPNQAEMMVEALRAKGLPVAYVPFEGEQHGFRRSENIKRAIDGEFYFYSRVFQFELADPVEPVAIANLPES, encoded by the coding sequence ATGATCCAAGCACAAGTAGCACCTTTTGGTTCCTGGAAATCGCCCATCACCTCTGACTTAATTGTTTCTGAAACGATTGGAGTGGGGCAGATTGCCCTTGATGGCGAGGATATTTACTGGATTGAGGGGCGACCCGCAGAAGCCGGACGGAGTGTCATTGTGCGACGTACCCCAGAGGGGAAAACCATTGATGTCACCCCACCTCCCTTTAACGTCCGAACCCGCGTCAATGAATACGGCGGCGGTGCCTTCTGCGTCGCTGATGGCACTATTTATTTTTCCAATTTCGCGGATCAGCGCCTTTATCGGCAGACTCTAGGTGCAGAACCGCAACCGCTGACACCAGAAGGAATCTTCTGCTATGCAGATGGAGTAATTGACCAGAAACAGCAGCGGCTGTACGTTGTGCGCGAAGACCATACTACAGGCGATCGCGAACCAGTCAATACCTTGATTAGTATCAACTTGAAAGATGGTGACGATATTCGGGTGCTAGTGTCTGGAAACGACTTTTATTCATCTCCACGCCTCAGTCCTGACGGTTCTCAACTGGCTTGGTTAACTTGGAATCATCCGAATCTGCCGTGGGATGGGACGGAATTATGGGTTGCAAACGTGACGGCGGATGGTTCCTTGGGTGAAAGCCAACGGGTTGCTGGTGGCGTTGATGAGTCTATTTTTCAACCAGAATGGTCGCCGGATGGCATTTTACACTTTGTTAGCGATCGCAGTGGCTGGTGGAATCTCTACAGATGGCAATCCCAGCCTTACCTAGAAAAGGGGGGAAAAGACGTTGAACCGCTGTGCGAAATGGATGCTGAATTTGGGCTTCCGCAGTGGATTTTTGGGATGTCTACCTATGCCTTTGAATCTGAAGAACGCATTATCTGCACCTACACTCAGCAAGGCATTTGGCATCTGGCAAGTCTCGACACGGAGACAGGACTGGAGCAAATTGAGACGGACTACACTGAGATTTCGTCTCTCAAAGCATCTGCGGGTCGTGTAGCGTTCATTGCTGGCTCACCGACCAAATTTAGCTCGATTATCCAAATGGATATGGCGACGCGGCAGATAGAAGTGTTACAGCGTTCCAGTAAGTTAGAAATTGACGCCGGGTATTTGTCTGTCCCGCAACCAATTGAATTTCCGACCGAGAACGAATTAACCGCTCACGCCTTCTTCTATCCGCCCCAAAATCGCGACCATACGGCACCCGATGGTGAGTTACCACCCTTAGTCGTCAAAAGCCATGGAGGGCCGACAGCAGCCACCTCTAGCCAGCTGAACTTGCGGATTCAATACTGGACAAGTCGCGGATTTGCTTATCTAGATGTCAATTATGGCGGCAGCACCGGCTATGGACGCGCCTACCATCAGCGGCTGGATGGGCAGTGGGGGATTGTGGATGTAGATGATTGCGTCAATGGAGCGCGGTATCTGGCGCAGCAAGGCTTGGTGGATGGAAACCGGATGGCGATCGCTGGTGGGAGTGCGGGTGGCTACACGACACTATGCGCCCTGACTTTCCGAGATGTCTTCAAGGCAGGTGCGAGTTACTACGGTGTTAGCGACTTAGAGGCGCTAGTCAGAGATACCCACAAATTTGAATCGCGCTATCTAGATCGGCTGATTGGTCCTTACCCACAGCGGCAAGATATTTATCAGGAGCGATCGCCTATTTACTTTACAGAGAATCTCTCTTGTCCGGTTATTTTCTTTCAAGGGCTAGAAGATAAAGTTGTCCTGCCCAACCAAGCTGAAATGATGGTAGAGGCGCTACGTGCCAAAGGGTTGCCCGTCGCTTATGTTCCTTTTGAGGGCGAACAGCATGGTTTCCGCCGTTCAGAGAATATCAAACGTGCCATTGATGGGGAGTTTTACTTTTATTCTCGCGTCTTCCAGTTTGAGCTTGCCGATCCTGTGGAGCCAGTTGCGATCGCGAATCTTCCTGAATCATGA
- a CDS encoding transposase: protein MTNPQADYDSPWKEALEIYFTDFMAFFFPQAYADINWSQGYEFLDTELQQVVRDAELGRRRVDKLVKVWRQNGEETWVLIHIEVQSKVDANFAERMYVYNYRLFDRYRRQVASLAVLADEQASWRPQSYDYEIWGARVSLQFPTVKLLDYEAQWQSLEQSANPFAVIIMAHLKAQATRRNPEGRLQWKLSLVRGLYGRGYSRENILELFRLIEWMMVLPEEFQFGFEETLSRYEEERRMPFITPIERRGIRKGIVQNSRENVIEVLETRFETVPSPIVESVNGIDDPALLKQLLKQAITVSSVEEFQQAIALLSSQGESGTV from the coding sequence ATGACCAACCCCCAGGCTGATTACGACAGCCCTTGGAAGGAAGCCTTGGAGATTTATTTTACAGATTTCATGGCTTTCTTCTTCCCGCAAGCTTATGCTGACATCAACTGGTCGCAGGGCTACGAATTTCTCGACACCGAACTGCAACAGGTCGTCCGCGATGCAGAACTTGGGCGGCGTCGGGTCGATAAACTGGTAAAAGTCTGGCGACAAAACGGCGAAGAAACTTGGGTACTGATTCACATCGAAGTTCAAAGCAAAGTCGATGCTAATTTTGCTGAGCGGATGTATGTCTATAATTACCGGCTTTTTGACCGATATCGACGGCAAGTTGCCAGCTTAGCCGTGTTGGCAGACGAGCAAGCGTCATGGCGTCCGCAGAGCTATGACTACGAAATTTGGGGCGCAAGAGTTAGTTTGCAGTTTCCCACTGTCAAACTGTTGGACTATGAAGCGCAGTGGCAAAGCTTAGAGCAAAGCGCCAATCCCTTTGCCGTCATCATCATGGCTCATCTGAAAGCACAGGCAACGCGCCGCAATCCCGAAGGGCGGTTACAGTGGAAATTGAGCCTAGTTCGGGGGCTATATGGACGAGGCTACAGCCGGGAAAACATCCTAGAGTTGTTCCGGTTGATTGAGTGGATGATGGTGTTGCCAGAGGAATTTCAGTTTGGGTTTGAAGAGACACTAAGCCGTTACGAGGAGGAAAGGAGAATGCCGTTTATCACGCCAATTGAGCGCAGAGGCATCCGCAAGGGAATCGTACAGAATTCTAGAGAGAATGTCATCGAAGTTCTGGAGACGCGGTTTGAAACCGTGCCTAGCCCAATTGTCGAGAGCGTCAACGGAATAGACGATCCCGCTTTGCTAAAACAGCTTTTGAAGCAGGCAATTACCGTTAGCTCAGTGGAAGAATTCCAGCAAGCGATCGCGCTACTTAGCTCTCAGGGAGAATCGGGAACAGTTTAA
- a CDS encoding TIGR02450 family Trp-rich protein, whose protein sequence is MQKKQKFPYLVGSKWTAQQKTWGWRHFQVVNRKNQGKFVFAEMVASCDPNVRFWINAKLLKNSSQWQAGWQTLQEMEKNEENSELDIENLIIHNF, encoded by the coding sequence ATGCAGAAAAAGCAAAAGTTCCCCTACCTAGTTGGTTCCAAATGGACAGCCCAGCAGAAAACGTGGGGATGGCGACATTTTCAGGTAGTTAATCGCAAAAACCAAGGCAAGTTTGTCTTTGCCGAGATGGTCGCTTCCTGTGACCCGAACGTGCGTTTTTGGATTAACGCCAAGCTGCTAAAAAACTCCTCTCAGTGGCAAGCAGGCTGGCAAACTCTACAAGAAATGGAAAAAAATGAGGAAAACAGTGAATTAGATATAGAAAACTTAATTATCCATAATTTTTGA
- a CDS encoding ABC transporter ATP-binding protein: protein MTAVSLQNVRKLYNKVPVVNDLSFTIKSGEIFGLLGPNGAGKSTTIRMLTTLTKPSEGQIEVAGYDVVRQPLQVKQNIGVVLQQISVDADLTVWENMELHGRMHHIPHRQRQQEIERWLEYMELADRRDSLVKTLSGGMKRRLQIARALLHNPSILFLDEPTVGLDPQTRRRLWEIIRDLNKQGMTMLLTTHYMDEVEYLCDRIGIMDAGQLIELGTLQQLRSKHGEGLVMKQQGDRWEYKFFPNLEQANAYLDAAPDKTGMMVRPSNLEDIFVELTGRQLD from the coding sequence ATGACTGCTGTTTCCCTTCAGAACGTCCGCAAACTCTATAACAAAGTCCCCGTCGTTAACGACCTCTCCTTTACGATTAAATCTGGAGAGATTTTTGGACTCCTTGGTCCCAATGGTGCGGGAAAATCCACCACAATTCGGATGCTGACTACATTGACAAAACCCAGCGAGGGTCAAATTGAGGTCGCTGGTTATGATGTAGTACGACAACCTTTGCAGGTGAAACAAAATATTGGGGTGGTATTGCAACAAATCAGCGTGGATGCCGATTTAACAGTTTGGGAGAACATGGAACTGCATGGGCGGATGCACCATATTCCCCATCGTCAGCGACAGCAGGAGATCGAGCGATGGCTGGAATACATGGAACTGGCAGACAGGCGAGATAGCCTGGTAAAAACCCTCTCTGGCGGTATGAAGCGCCGATTGCAAATTGCCAGAGCCTTATTGCATAATCCTTCTATTCTTTTTTTGGATGAGCCAACGGTGGGACTAGATCCGCAAACGCGCCGCCGTCTCTGGGAAATTATCCGAGATTTGAATAAGCAAGGGATGACGATGCTGCTGACGACGCATTACATGGATGAGGTGGAATATTTGTGCGATCGCATTGGTATCATGGATGCCGGTCAGTTGATTGAACTTGGCACCTTGCAACAGCTGCGGTCTAAACACGGCGAAGGGTTGGTGATGAAACAACAAGGAGATCGCTGGGAATATAAATTCTTTCCCAATCTGGAACAAGCCAACGCTTATCTTGACGCTGCACCGGATAAAACTGGTATGATGGTTCGCCCGTCCAATCTAGAAGATATTTTCGTTGAACTCACAGGACGCCAGCTAGACTAA
- the scpB gene encoding SMC-Scp complex subunit ScpB, giving the protein MPRLASKIEAILYLKGKPISVSEIAEYAECDRDNAEDALIELMTDYAHRDSALEVVETPEGFTLQLRSPFQGLVEALVPLDLGVGALRTLAAIALKGPITQSELVDLRGSGAYQHVQELVELGFIRKRRQADGRSYWLQVTEKFHQYFEVEQLPQLTQQDAP; this is encoded by the coding sequence ATGCCTCGCCTCGCCTCGAAAATTGAAGCCATTCTTTATCTCAAGGGTAAGCCGATCTCGGTTAGCGAAATTGCCGAATATGCGGAATGCGATCGCGATAATGCCGAAGATGCCCTGATTGAACTGATGACTGACTATGCCCATCGGGATAGCGCTCTGGAAGTAGTGGAAACGCCCGAAGGCTTCACCTTACAATTGCGATCGCCCTTTCAAGGTTTGGTGGAGGCGTTAGTTCCGCTAGATTTAGGGGTGGGAGCCTTGAGGACGCTAGCAGCGATCGCCCTCAAAGGTCCCATTACTCAGTCTGAGTTAGTCGATTTGCGCGGTTCAGGAGCTTATCAGCACGTTCAAGAACTGGTCGAACTGGGTTTTATCCGCAAGCGCCGACAAGCTGATGGTCGCTCCTACTGGTTACAGGTTACAGAAAAATTTCATCAATATTTTGAAGTCGAACAACTCCCCCAACTGACTCAGCAGGATGCACCGTAA
- a CDS encoding DUF760 domain-containing protein, with product MVFNPELFDREPEDVQANQLLQYIQHQSPEVLARVAKSVTPDIKQIISQNVQGLVGMLPSENFNVQITTDRENLAGLLASAMMTGYFLRQLEQRMQLDESLTGSSSLSHKPSNGEKFAD from the coding sequence ATGGTGTTTAACCCTGAATTGTTCGACCGCGAGCCTGAAGATGTACAAGCCAATCAGCTCCTCCAATATATTCAGCACCAATCTCCAGAAGTTTTAGCGCGGGTTGCGAAGTCTGTTACGCCTGACATTAAGCAAATCATCTCGCAGAACGTTCAGGGACTGGTGGGAATGCTTCCCTCAGAGAATTTTAACGTTCAAATTACGACCGATAGAGAAAATTTAGCAGGTCTGTTGGCATCAGCAATGATGACTGGCTATTTCTTACGCCAGCTTGAACAACGGATGCAGCTGGATGAATCGTTGACTGGTTCTTCTTCCCTGTCTCATAAACCTTCTAACGGCGAAAAATTCGCCGATTAA
- a CDS encoding rhodanese-like domain-containing protein yields MNKLFWIIPTPPTLQAQSRVYDLKARLDWGEPALTIIDVRDRSQFNISHIMGAIPMPMNELIDRVLTNVELTRDIYIYGETDDETAVGAAKLRAAGYQKVSEIRGGVAAWKAVGYPVETILTVLAVNES; encoded by the coding sequence ATGAATAAGCTCTTTTGGATTATTCCGACACCGCCAACGCTACAAGCCCAATCTCGTGTTTATGACCTGAAAGCGCGTCTAGATTGGGGTGAACCGGCTTTGACGATTATTGATGTGCGCGATCGCAGTCAATTTAATATTAGCCACATCATGGGAGCCATTCCCATGCCAATGAACGAATTAATAGACCGAGTCCTCACCAATGTGGAACTTACCCGCGATATCTACATTTATGGTGAAACCGATGACGAAACAGCAGTTGGTGCGGCAAAACTGCGTGCAGCTGGCTATCAAAAAGTGTCTGAAATCAGAGGGGGCGTGGCGGCGTGGAAAGCAGTAGGCTATCCAGTTGAGACGATTCTGACTGTGTTAGCTGTTAACGAATCGTGA
- a CDS encoding ribonuclease H-like domain-containing protein: protein MEDFQVCDRDLSEEILSQYLQESAIAVDTETMGLIPQRDRLCLVQLCDAQNRVTVVRIAKGQIEAPNLKQLMEATNVLKLFHFARFDVAQLRQNLGIHVTPIFCTKIASKLARTYTSRHGLKELVQELEKVELDKTAQSSDWGNAANLSEEQLRYAANDVRYLLSVWEKLIAMLQREGRWEVAQQCFECLPTIVTLDLLQYKDIFEH, encoded by the coding sequence TTGGAAGATTTTCAGGTATGCGATCGCGACCTTTCCGAGGAGATATTGTCTCAATATCTGCAAGAGTCAGCGATCGCTGTGGATACTGAAACGATGGGACTAATACCCCAACGCGATCGCTTATGCTTGGTGCAACTGTGTGACGCTCAAAACCGCGTTACAGTCGTGCGAATCGCCAAAGGACAGATAGAGGCTCCCAACTTAAAACAACTGATGGAAGCCACCAATGTCCTAAAACTATTTCACTTCGCCCGTTTCGATGTTGCCCAACTACGGCAAAATTTAGGCATCCATGTAACTCCGATTTTTTGTACTAAGATTGCCAGCAAGCTTGCTCGTACCTATACTTCCCGCCACGGTTTGAAGGAGTTGGTGCAAGAGCTAGAGAAGGTAGAACTTGACAAAACAGCTCAAAGTTCAGACTGGGGAAATGCTGCAAACTTATCCGAAGAACAACTCCGCTATGCAGCAAATGATGTTCGTTATCTACTCAGCGTGTGGGAAAAACTAATTGCAATGTTGCAACGCGAAGGGCGCTGGGAAGTAGCTCAACAATGCTTTGAATGTTTACCCACGATTGTGACTTTGGATTTGCTTCAATATAAGGATATTTTTGAACACTAA
- a CDS encoding CAP domain-containing protein: protein MQKLAAGLVFGMLVLAVGAGGCDFIPNLDLDGEISPYETSPAIPSPKSSSSSSNFLTLEEYTHELINQYRKSQNLPPLTLDPRISKEARAHSQAMANGAVPFSHNGFEQRAKAIDKSISYSGASENVAYNQGFSDPAKQAVEGWLKSPGHLKNIQGQYDLTGVGIAKNAKGEYYLTQIFIKRR, encoded by the coding sequence ATGCAAAAATTAGCTGCGGGGCTTGTTTTCGGAATGCTTGTCCTGGCTGTTGGAGCTGGAGGCTGCGATTTTATCCCTAATCTTGATCTTGATGGCGAAATTTCGCCGTATGAAACATCACCAGCCATCCCAAGCCCCAAATCGTCCAGTTCCTCCAGTAATTTCCTAACCTTGGAAGAGTATACTCACGAACTCATCAATCAATATCGAAAGTCCCAAAATTTGCCACCTCTGACGCTAGATCCTCGAATTAGCAAAGAGGCAAGGGCACATAGTCAGGCAATGGCAAATGGTGCAGTTCCTTTTAGTCATAATGGATTTGAGCAGCGAGCTAAGGCAATTGATAAATCAATTTCTTATAGCGGTGCATCTGAGAATGTGGCATACAATCAAGGCTTTAGCGATCCAGCCAAGCAAGCAGTAGAGGGTTGGCTAAAAAGCCCCGGTCATCTGAAAAATATTCAAGGTCAGTATGATTTAACTGGGGTAGGTATTGCCAAAAACGCAAAGGGCGAGTATTACTTAACCCAAATATTCATTAAACGCCGCTAA
- a CDS encoding alpha/beta hydrolase, translating into MFANFDGAEIDTTEARIHLVKAGSGPALLLLHGYPQTHVMWHKIAPRLAENFTVVAPDLRGYGDSSKPEGEPDHRNYSKRAIAQDQVEVMSKLGYEEFYVVGHDRGARVAHRMALDHPNQVTKLSLLDIAPTHKMYATTDKDFATAYYHWFFLIQPDSLPETLIGANPEYYLRTCLERWSQDFSAFVPEALAEYIRCFSDRAAIHATCEDYRAAATIDLEHDNLDMEKKILCPVLALWGGKGIIGRKYDVLETWRDRAINVRGKPINCGHFLPEEAPEETYLALYEFLAT; encoded by the coding sequence ATGTTCGCTAATTTTGATGGGGCTGAAATTGATACCACTGAAGCAAGAATCCATTTGGTTAAGGCGGGATCTGGTCCTGCACTGCTCTTGCTACACGGCTATCCTCAAACCCACGTCATGTGGCATAAAATAGCACCTCGTCTTGCTGAGAATTTTACAGTAGTGGCACCGGATTTGAGAGGCTACGGCGATAGTTCTAAACCGGAAGGCGAACCGGATCATCGGAATTATTCAAAACGAGCGATCGCGCAGGATCAAGTCGAGGTAATGTCAAAATTAGGTTATGAAGAATTTTATGTAGTCGGTCATGACAGAGGCGCACGAGTCGCTCATCGCATGGCGCTCGATCATCCTAACCAAGTTACGAAACTATCATTATTAGATATCGCGCCCACCCATAAAATGTACGCGACGACCGATAAAGATTTTGCCACGGCTTACTACCATTGGTTTTTTCTCATTCAACCCGATAGTTTACCCGAAACCTTAATTGGCGCTAATCCTGAATATTACCTACGTACCTGTTTAGAAAGATGGAGTCAGGATTTTTCTGCCTTTGTTCCGGAAGCCTTAGCTGAATATATTCGGTGCTTTAGTGATCGCGCTGCGATTCATGCCACCTGCGAAGATTATCGCGCCGCTGCTACCATCGATCTAGAACACGATAACCTAGATATGGAGAAAAAAATTCTCTGTCCGGTGCTGGCTCTTTGGGGCGGAAAAGGAATTATTGGGCGCAAATACGATGTTTTAGAAACCTGGCGCGATCGCGCAATTAATGTACGCGGTAAGCCTATCAATTGCGGCCACTTTCTACCCGAAGAAGCGCCAGAAGAAACTTATCTTGCCCTCTATGAATTCTTGGCAACCTGA
- a CDS encoding alpha/beta hydrolase yields the protein MSHWLAVITQTLVLLLSGAALFLSSWIVIPAPTMSLLPLGVGAPEVSPWLVMLNAIATLLALVMLRRTPWQFLALAASLLALLLSVLPLLQMPATQQHLAAAMRDGLGDYSVNLPNRQQKRMREQPFVLADVFRGINPGESRYTSGIVFSKPDGVPLSMDLYRPPQVGTYPALIIIYAGAWRSGDPTQNADFSRYMAARGYSVFAIDYRHTPRYRFPAQLDDVRAALAFIHQHAAEYEANPERIAFVGRSAGGHLAMLAAYEPDALPVKAVVSYYGPVDLPGGYADPPRPDPIDTRAVLKTFMGGTPATMPDRYRLASPISYVRRSLPPTLLVHGSRDNLVQLKFIQQMHQRLLADGNTSVLLEIPWAEHAFDAVFQGLSNQLALYHTERFLDWALR from the coding sequence GTGTCCCATTGGTTAGCAGTAATTACCCAGACGTTAGTTTTGCTTTTGAGCGGCGCGGCACTTTTCTTGAGTTCCTGGATTGTGATTCCAGCGCCCACAATGTCCTTACTGCCCTTAGGGGTAGGGGCACCGGAAGTCAGTCCTTGGTTGGTGATGCTAAACGCGATCGCAACTCTGTTAGCACTCGTGATGCTCCGTCGCACTCCGTGGCAATTTCTGGCTTTGGCTGCTAGTTTGCTGGCACTGCTTTTGAGTGTTTTGCCACTGTTGCAGATGCCAGCGACACAACAGCATCTAGCAGCGGCAATGCGCGACGGTCTTGGCGACTACAGCGTAAATTTGCCCAATCGTCAGCAAAAACGGATGCGCGAACAACCTTTCGTGCTGGCTGATGTGTTTCGAGGCATCAATCCCGGTGAGAGTCGCTATACCTCTGGCATCGTCTTTTCAAAACCAGATGGTGTCCCATTGAGCATGGATCTCTACCGACCGCCGCAAGTTGGCACTTATCCAGCGCTAATTATCATCTACGCTGGAGCATGGCGGAGTGGCGACCCAACCCAAAATGCTGATTTCAGCCGTTATATGGCGGCGAGGGGCTATAGTGTCTTTGCCATCGATTACCGACACACGCCGCGCTACCGTTTTCCCGCACAGTTAGATGATGTGCGTGCTGCCTTAGCCTTCATCCACCAACATGCAGCCGAGTACGAGGCTAACCCAGAACGGATCGCATTCGTTGGACGTTCCGCCGGCGGACATCTAGCAATGCTGGCGGCTTATGAGCCGGATGCACTGCCTGTAAAAGCTGTGGTTAGCTATTATGGCCCGGTTGATTTGCCTGGAGGCTATGCTGACCCGCCACGCCCCGATCCCATCGATACGCGAGCGGTTTTAAAAACATTTATGGGTGGAACGCCTGCGACAATGCCCGATCGGTATCGTCTGGCTTCACCGATTAGTTATGTTAGGCGATCGCTACCGCCAACATTATTGGTGCATGGAAGCCGCGATAATTTAGTGCAATTAAAATTTATCCAGCAAATGCACCAACGCCTGCTTGCAGATGGAAATACATCGGTTTTGCTGGAAATTCCTTGGGCTGAACATGCTTTTGATGCTGTCTTTCAGGGGCTGAGCAACCAGTTAGCGCTTTATCATACTGAGCGATTTTTAGATTGGGCACTGCGTTAA
- a CDS encoding ABC transporter ATP-binding protein, with the protein MALLAASGLCKSFGGVRAVDNVEIMVPQGSITGLIGPNGAGKTTLFNLLSNFIHPDKGRVIFDGEPIHSLQPYQIAQMGMVRTFQVARVLSRLSVMENMLLAAQKQTGENFWKVCFQPHLVAKEERQQRERATILLESVGLAAKAQDYAGALSGGQRKLLEMARALMTQPKLILLDEPAAGVNPTLIRQICDYITQWNQEGMTFLIIEHNMDVIMSLCDRVWVVAEGRNLAVGTPIEIQRNPQVLEAYLGQ; encoded by the coding sequence ATCGCTTTACTCGCTGCCAGCGGACTCTGTAAAAGTTTCGGCGGAGTTCGGGCTGTCGATAATGTCGAGATTATGGTACCGCAAGGCAGTATCACGGGACTGATTGGCCCGAATGGTGCTGGCAAAACGACGCTATTTAATCTCCTATCAAACTTCATTCATCCAGATAAAGGGCGGGTGATTTTTGACGGCGAACCGATTCATTCGTTGCAGCCCTATCAAATTGCTCAGATGGGAATGGTTCGTACATTTCAGGTCGCGCGGGTGCTATCGCGGCTTTCGGTTATGGAAAATATGCTGTTGGCAGCTCAAAAACAGACGGGGGAAAACTTTTGGAAAGTTTGCTTTCAACCCCATCTAGTGGCTAAGGAAGAACGGCAGCAGCGAGAAAGAGCCACGATTCTGCTGGAATCGGTGGGGTTAGCAGCAAAGGCGCAGGATTACGCCGGGGCGCTCTCTGGAGGGCAACGCAAGCTGCTGGAAATGGCACGGGCCTTGATGACGCAGCCGAAGCTGATTTTATTGGATGAACCGGCGGCTGGTGTGAATCCGACGCTGATTAGACAAATTTGCGACTACATCACCCAATGGAATCAGGAGGGCATGACCTTTTTGATTATTGAACACAATATGGACGTAATCATGTCATTGTGCGATCGCGTCTGGGTTGTCGCTGAAGGTCGCAATCTCGCCGTGGGGACTCCGATTGAAATTCAGCGCAATCCCCAAGTCTTAGAAGCTTACTTGGGGCAATAG
- a CDS encoding branched-chain amino acid ABC transporter permease has protein sequence MAGYLVFLTISTAIFALFSLGLNLQWGFTGLINFGHIAFMTVGAYTTVLLSLQGVPLIFGVAIGAVLAALLGLLIGLSTLRLREDYLAIVTIGVSELLRLVVNNQPLPMGKEFRQGSFGVYGYALPPGDKLGLMVLSLLVLGLTFWLLETLVRSPWGRVLKAIREDEQIPKALGKNVFWYKLQSFMLGGAIAGVAGAFLAWQTTTVYPNNFEPLTTFYAWTIVVLGGAGNNLGTILGAVIFWGYDSLTRFYLPQLVQLDASREGAFRIMVIGLILMVLMVWRPQGILGKKEELTLGK, from the coding sequence ATGGCTGGCTATCTCGTTTTTTTGACAATTTCTACGGCAATTTTTGCCCTGTTTAGCTTGGGTTTAAATTTACAGTGGGGCTTCACCGGACTGATTAATTTTGGGCATATTGCCTTTATGACCGTCGGTGCATATACCACAGTGTTGTTGAGCTTGCAGGGGGTTCCCCTGATTTTCGGAGTGGCTATCGGTGCTGTTTTAGCAGCACTGTTAGGGCTGTTGATCGGTTTATCCACTCTGCGGTTGCGGGAGGATTACCTAGCAATTGTGACCATCGGCGTTTCCGAATTGCTCCGTTTGGTTGTCAATAATCAGCCGTTGCCAATGGGCAAAGAATTTCGGCAAGGATCGTTTGGGGTATATGGATATGCCTTGCCGCCGGGAGATAAGCTTGGTTTGATGGTGTTGTCGCTGCTGGTATTGGGGCTGACATTTTGGCTGCTGGAGACGTTGGTGCGATCGCCTTGGGGTCGAGTGCTAAAAGCGATTCGAGAAGATGAGCAAATTCCCAAAGCGCTGGGCAAAAATGTCTTTTGGTACAAACTACAATCTTTCATGCTAGGAGGCGCGATCGCCGGAGTCGCTGGGGCTTTTTTGGCATGGCAGACGACAACGGTTTACCCGAATAACTTTGAGCCGCTAACGACTTTCTATGCTTGGACGATTGTTGTCTTGGGCGGTGCGGGGAACAACCTGGGCACAATCCTGGGGGCAGTGATTTTCTGGGGTTACGATAGTTTGACTCGCTTTTACTTACCTCAGTTGGTGCAACTGGATGCCTCGCGGGAAGGGGCATTTAGAATCATGGTGATTGGTTTAATCCTGATGGTGCTGATGGTTTGGCGTCCACAAGGTATCTTAGGGAAAAAAGAGGAACTGACCCTTGGCAAATAA
- a CDS encoding cytotoxic translational repressor of toxin-antitoxin stability system, with amino-acid sequence MKLEVRYARSFLRDLKNLEYAARERIYDFAFEEFMRIDQITDLPELRKIGSDNIFYRFTIDDYLIAIEVTGHLVKFLRVLPKPHL; translated from the coding sequence GTGAAACTAGAAGTGCGCTATGCCCGGTCTTTTCTACGAGACCTGAAGAACTTAGAATACGCAGCTAGAGAGCGGATCTATGATTTTGCTTTTGAGGAGTTTATGAGGATCGATCAAATTACCGACTTGCCGGAACTCCGGAAAATCGGTTCTGATAATATCTTCTACCGCTTTACGATAGATGACTATCTGATTGCGATTGAAGTGACCGGGCATCTTGTTAAATTTCTGCGGGTTCTGCCCAAACCGCATCTTTAG